Part of the Triticum urartu cultivar G1812 chromosome 2, Tu2.1, whole genome shotgun sequence genome, CGCCTCCCAGCGCCACGACCCCGACCGCGAATACGACAACACCGCCGCCACCGGCTCCCCAAAGAAGCAGCAGCCCGGCTTGCAGCTGACCGCCAAGACGGACGGCCACGCGGCCCCCGCGCAGCCCGTCACAGCCATGAGGCGCGGCGGGGCGGGCGCGCCGGCGGACCTTGGCTCGGTCCTCGGCCACCCCACGCCCAACATGCATGACCTCTACGCGCTGAGCCGGAAGCTCAGGCAGAGCCAGTTCGGCACCACCTACCTCTGCACCGAGCTGGCCACGGGGGCCGACTACGCCTGCAAGTCCATCTCCAAGCGCAAGCTCATCACTAAGAAGGACATCGATGACGTGCGCCGCGAGATCCAGATCATGCACCATCTCTCCGGCCACCACAATGTCGTCGCCATCAAGGGCGCCTACGAGGACCAGCTCTACGTCGTCGCCATCCGGATTCCCTGTCAGCCTCATGCATGTGCCTCGATCGACCTTGTATTTTAGGGTAGGCGCAGATGCAATGCCTTGGGACGACGAGCGCATGTGAGCGGCAATTTAGACTATCCACAATGgttagtaacatagactagtaacatgcatgTTACTAGTCTGTATTACTAtctctatagtggggagtaacatatgtgtggtaacatgcaacacttcatttattagactatagactcatcttgccttgatatatgtgatgttactgatactactagtaactagctatgttaccacttttctctctttcttcatttattgcttgccacatcatctattttattTAGATATGTGTGAGATTACTATCTATGTTACTCTCACTGTAGGTAGTCTTAGAGAGAGGGGGATTGAGCTGCTGGCCCTCTGTACCTGCGTCGCCAAAGTGGCACGGTTAGGCCTAGTCATTCGGTTTAACCGAACCGATCGGTCCGGTTCTTCGGTTTTTTGAAATTTTCGGTCTTTTTAAACTGCCAACCTATTGGTTCCTAGACAATTAGGTAACCGATATCTTTGAGACCCGAACTTTCGGTTCGGTCGTCGGGTTTAACCGAACACAACCCAAGTTCTCGGTCAGAACTAATTTACAATTATTTAATATGCCATGCATGCACATCTCTGCACATGCGACAGTGCAAGTTAGAATGAGATCGATGGCTACACGCTAGATTTAGAGTGTGTTTGGTTACATTGTCGATCGAGCCTGGCCCGGTGAGCCTAGCTCTATTGCGCTAGTTTGAGGTGATGCAGGCCAAAAAACCCTAGATGCACATAGTTTGGTTGCCTACATGCCCCTAGTTGCATGAGACAACCATTTTCGACCCGGCGTTTGGTTGCCCGCATTGCATTAGGCGCACATATGACATGGTGTTTGGTTGCAACCTGCATAAGGTGTTGTCACCACTTCTAACTAGTGGTGAGCTTACCACACAGAATCTGAACATGTACCGCCATCTACTTAAACAAATGACAGTTCATCCTAACTACTATCAAATGACAGTTCAAATTATTAAGAGCCATTGGCTAAATAGGGGATGGTTCATCAGTGCTACCAGatcttcctcttcctctcctctgcttcttcttctgcttctgctgctgcttctgctactgctgctgctgcttcttgttcttcttccATCTTCTTCAAATCCTGCACTGACCTCTGTTAAGACACATCGCCTCTGCCCACTCCAACCTTTTGTTCTTCCAAGCATCATTGTCAAATGCCTCCACACCATGGCCAGAGCTAACAACATCGTCAGGCTCGACATCTTCCTCGTCAGCCACGTGTTCATCAAAGCCCCACTGGAGGATCCAGTTGTGCAGAATGCAACAAGCAAGAACTAGCTTAACCTGAGTGGAGTATGGGTGGAATGGCTTCTGATCGAGGATCTTAAACCTATTCTTCAGAGCTCCAAATGCCCTCTCGACAGTTACTCTAAGGCTGGAGTGTCTGAGATTAAACAGCTCCTGTGCAGTCCTAGGATAGTTCCTACCAGAGAACTCGTTGAGATGGTACCTTGTTTTCCTAAAGGGTGGAAGAATACCCGGCCGACATGCATAGCCAGCATCTCCAAGGTAGAACTTTCCGTCGGGGATGTTGATCCCATCAGGTCGACTCATGCTATCAGTGAGAATGTTAGCATCATGCGCTGACCGCTCCCAGCCAGCCAGCACATATGTGAACTTCAGATCAAagtcaacaacaacaagcacattCTGGCTTGTGTAGTGCTTCCTCCCCCTGTATGCTGCAGACTGTGACCTAGGAACTCTGGCAGTGACATGAGTACCATCTATTGCCCCAATGCAATTCTGAAAATGGCATCACAAGCCTGTGTTAGTGCTCAACTTGAACAATACAAGCATATCAAGCCATGAAAAGTGTATTATTGTCAATACTCACCTTGAAGTATGGATACCATCTTGGGCTTCCGCGAATCTTGGGTGGAGTCTGGCCAGATGGTCTCCTGATCATCTCTCCTCTAAGCTCCCCAACAGCATAAAGCACCTGCTTGAAGTACCTAGAGATGGTCCCCATTGATCTCCTGAACGTGTTGTGAATGACCCTGAACCTCTGGTTATGGCCAACAACATGGAGGAACATGGCCACTTGCTCTTCGACACTGGTGTTGATGCTATCTTGTAACAACCCCTTGCTCCTGAAGGTCTCGACAAGCCTGGCAAATGGTGCTCTTTTCATTCTAAGCATCCACAGAGCCTCGACGTCATTGCAGTTGTAGATGTAGTTCAGATTTTGGATCCTCTCCTGTTCCCGGGGAAACAATGGACCATAGCGGATCAAAGGTCTCCCAGCACGACGAATAGCTCTTTGGTGCATGAACATGACCCAGCCTGAATCACACTAATCAGTGTTGTTGCCTGGATTATTAGCCTCATCCGTGCGTCAATAACCTAGTCGACATCGATGGTTTGTTCAGTGGGAAATTGATCCTACACCTAGCTTAACGGCCTAACCATTGAGCTAACAAAGGGGGGAGGGGGTGCTGCTTATCGACATCGGAGACGAGGACGGCGTAGGGGGAGCCATGGCACATACTAGGTCAACCAGACGGTGGCCAACAGCAGGGGCAGCACCAGATCCACCGCAAACGCTGCCGCCTCTTTCGCCACCGCCGCCTATAGCTCAGATCTGAAatcgcagccgccgccgccggtggTGAGGCAGTAGGGAAGAAAGGGGGCAGTGGCTATGGGTGAGCGAGTGAAAGGGGGTGAGGCTAATTTAGCGCCGGGACGGCATGCCAAATTTCCATCTCCACCATCCCCCCTCGCCCTCGCCTTGCTCCCGCCCGTGCGACCTCGCGCCGCACTCAGCCTGGCTCGCGAGAAACTATGGATCCGAGCATTTCCAGCGAGCCAGGCTCTGGGCTGCTTTGAGGAGCGTGTGATGCAGGCCCAACAGGAAAATAGGGCAACCAAACAGACCTCTCCCTTCCCGCGCGGGCCTGGTTGGGCTCGATGcgggcaaccaaacacgcccttATTGCTTTTCCCATGCATCCTTTCTCAGTAGCAAGTCGATGTGGTACTAAAACGTGAATGCACCAGTGCCCTCCACTCTCTACTACAGTACTACTCCAAAGTGCTTTGTGGGCTAATTGATAGAATGACTTTGGGTAGTACTAAACGTGTGGGCCAATAGAAAAAAACTGAGAAGTAAAAAAGGCCTAAAGAGGCTGAGAGCTACATTGGGCCGACTTGCCCAGCTGGGCTGGGGCAGCGAGAACACGGAAGACTGATCGTGCTCTGTAAATTCGGTTTTTCAGGTTAATTACGTGTAACAACCGAATTTACCAAGCTAAGTTCGGTTCTGCAGTTTTCATGACCGAAATAGGAACCGATTTTTTCGGTTTCGGTCCATTCGGCTTCGATCCCGGTTTTTTCGGTTCGGTACAACGGTTCTCGATTAATATGCCCACCCCTAGGTACGGTGCCTGCCGCACCACATGACACGGGACTGACTAGGGCTGGATGGGTGGGGgtggctgttggggaacgtagtaatttcaaaattttcctacgcacacgcaagatcatggtgatgcatagcaatgagaggggagagtgtgatctacgtacccttgtagatcgacaacggaagcgtttggttgatgtagtcgtacgtctccacggcccgaccgatcaagcaccgaaactacggcacctccgagttttagcacacgttcagctcgatgacgatccccggactccgatccagcaaagtgtcggggaagagttccgtcagcatgacggcgtggtgacgatcttgatgtactactgtcgcagggcttcgcctaaacaccgctacaatattatcgaggactatggtggcagggggcgccgcacacggctaagaatatgatcacgtggatcaacttgtgtgtttctggggtgctcctgcctccgtatataaaggctcaagggggggtgcggccggcctagaggtggcgcgccaggaggagtcctactccctccgggagtagattcccccccccccaatcctagttggaataggattcgcggaggggggaaaagagaaaggggggccggccccctctccttgtcctattcggaccaagggaggggaggggcacgcggcccatctcaggctgcctcttctcttttccactaaggcccactaaggcccatatagctcccggggggttccggtaacctcccggtactccggtaaaatcccgatttcacctggaacacttccgatatccaaacataggcttccaatatatcaatctttatgtctcgaccatttcgagactcctcgtcatgtccgtgatcacatccaggactccgaacaaccttcggtacatcaaaacgtataaactcataatataactgtcatcgaaaccttaagcgtgcggaccctacgggttcgagaacaatgtagacatgaccgagacatgtcttcggtcaataaccaatagcgggacctggatgcccatattggctcctacatattctacgaagatctttatcggtcagaccgcataacaacatacgttgttccctttgtcatcggtatgttacttgcccgagattcgttcatcggtatccaatacctagttcaaatctcgttactggcaagtctctttactcgttccgtaatacatcatcccgcaactaactcattagttgcattgcttgcaaggcttaagtgatgtgcattatcgagagggcccagagatacctctccggcgatcggagtgacaaatcctaatctcaaaatacgtcaacccaacatgtacctttggagacacctatagagcacctttataatcacccagttacgttgtgacgtttggtagcacacaaagtgttcctccagcacacgggagttacataatctcatagtcataggaacatgtataagtcaagaagaaagctatagcaacatactaaacgatcgggtgctaagctaatggaatgggtcatgtcaatcagatcattcaaccaatgatgtgatcccgttaatcaaataacaactctttgtccatggtcaggaaacataaccatctttgattaacgagctagtctagtagaggcatactagtgacactctgttttgtctatgtattcacacatgtattatgtttccggttaatacaattctagcatgaataataaacttttatcatgatataaggaaataaataataactttattattgcctctagggcatatttccttcagtctcccacttgcactagagtcaataatctagattacacagtaatgattctaacacccatggagctttggtgctgatcatgttttgctcgtggaagaggcttagtcaacgggtctgctacattcagctccgtatgtatcttgcaaatatctatgtctcccacctggactagatcccggatggaattgaagcgtctcttgatgtgtttggttctcttgtgaaatctggattcctttgccaaggcaattgcaccagtattgtcacaaaagattttcattggacccgatgcactaggtatgacacctacatcggatatgaactccttcatccagactccttcgtttgctgcttccgaagcagctatgtactccgcttcacatgtagatcccgccacgacgctttgtttagaactgcaccaactgacagctccaccgtttaatgtaaacacgtatccggtttgcgatttagaatcgtccggatcagtgtcaaagcttgcatcaacgtaaccgtttacgatgagctctttgtcacctccatatacgagaaaaatatccttagtccttttcaggtatttcaggatgttcttgaccgctgtccagtgatccactcctggattactttggtacctccctgctagacttatagcaaggcacacatcaggtctggtacacagcattgcatacatgatagagcctatggctgaagcatagggaacatctttcattttctctctatcttctgcagtggtcgggcattgagtctgactcaacttcacaccttgtaacacaggcaagaaccctttctttgcttgatccattttgaacttcttcaaaatcttgtcaaggtatgtgctttgtgaaagtccaattaagcgtcttgatctatctctatagatctttatgcctaatatgtaagcagcttctccaaggtctttcattgaaaaactcttgttcaagtatccctttatgctatccagaaattctatatcatttccaatcagtaatatgtcatccacatataatatcagaaatgctacagagctcccactcactttcttgtaaatacaggcttctccgaaagtctgtataaaaccaaatgctttgatcacactatcaaagcgtttattccaactccgagaggcttgcaccagtccataaatggatcgctggagcttgcacactttgttagctccctttggatcgacaaaaccttccggttgcatcatatacaactcttcttccagaaatccattcaggaatgcagttttgacatccatctgccaaatttcataatcataaaatgtggcaattgccaacatgattcgaacagacttaagcatcgctacgggtgagaaggtctcatcgtagtcaaccccttgaacttgtcgaaaaccttttgcgacaagtcgagctttgtagatagtaatattaccgtcagcgtcagtcttcttcttgaagatccatttattctcaattgcttgccgatcatcgggcaagtcaaccaaagtccatactttgttctcatacatggatcccatctcagatttcatggcttcaagccattttgcggaatctgggctcaccatcgcttcttcatagttcgtaggttcatcatgatctagcagcatgatttccagaacaggattaccgtaccactctggcgcggatctcactctggttgatctacgaggttcagtagtatcttgtcctgaagtttcatgatcattatcattagcttcctcactaattggtgtaggtgtcgcagaaacagttttctgtgatgtactactttccaataagggagcaggtacagttacctcatcaagttctactttcctcccactcacatctttcgagagaaactccttctccaaaaagtttccgaatttagcaacaaaagtcttgccttcggatctgtgatagaaggtgtatccaatagtttcctttggatatcctatgaagacacatttctccgatttgggttcgagcttatcaggttgaagttttttcacataagcatcgcagccccaaactttcagaaacgacaactttggtttcttgccaaaccatagttcataaggcgtcgtatcaacggattttgacggtgccctatttaacgtgaatgcggctgtctctaaagcataaccccaaaacgatagcggtaaatcagtaagagacatcatagatcgcaccatatctagtaaagtacgattacgacgttcggatacaccattatgctatggtgttccaggtggcgtgagtttcgaaactattccgcattgcttcaaatgtacaccaaactcgtaactcaaatattctcctccacgatcagatcgtagaaattttattttcttgttacgatgattttcaacttcactctgaaattccttgaacttttcaaatgtttcagacttatgtttcattaagtagatatacccatatctgcttaagtcatctgtgaaggtgagaaaataatgatatccgccacgagcctcaacattcatcggaccacatacat contains:
- the LOC125537847 gene encoding calcium-dependent protein kinase 13-like, which produces MVNTCGGSLRSKYPHSFKHPASQRHDPDREYDNTAATGSPKKQQPGLQLTAKTDGHAAPAQPVTAMRRGGAGAPADLGSVLGHPTPNMHDLYALSRKLRQSQFGTTYLCTELATGADYACKSISKRKLITKKDIDDVRREIQIMHHLSGHHNVVAIKGAYEDQLYVVAIRIPCSLRERGIELLALCTCVAKVARQLGNRYL